In one window of Candidatus Scalindua sp. DNA:
- a CDS encoding START domain-containing protein yields the protein MKIGKRLVSRKQTGAQFLLFLSFLLVAALFSCIPLTAEEEGWQPVMVQQEVKVYKRMKEGSRFFEFKAVGSLSGTISDYVSVLLETESMPHWVPLCIEAQNIEQINDRETIIYVACKGVWPVADREYTARRVLIRDPAIGAIRLDIELVDRQDTHKVARRVKISHLKSHWILKKIDSTHTHVELYADVDPGGWLPAWLVNSGYRKVPYRFLRELEIQVADRFRRIPVVATVTLHP from the coding sequence ATGAAGATAGGTAAGAGATTGGTATCAAGAAAGCAGACAGGAGCGCAGTTTCTTCTTTTTTTGAGTTTTTTGCTGGTAGCTGCTCTCTTTTCCTGTATCCCGTTGACAGCGGAAGAGGAGGGGTGGCAACCTGTCATGGTACAGCAGGAGGTTAAGGTCTATAAGCGCATGAAGGAAGGTTCAAGGTTTTTCGAGTTTAAGGCAGTTGGAAGCCTCAGTGGTACGATTTCTGACTACGTGTCAGTACTTCTGGAAACAGAGAGTATGCCTCACTGGGTTCCTCTTTGTATTGAGGCCCAAAATATTGAACAGATCAATGATCGTGAAACTATTATCTATGTTGCCTGTAAAGGTGTCTGGCCTGTTGCTGACAGGGAATACACTGCCAGGAGGGTCTTGATTCGAGATCCTGCTATCGGGGCTATACGCTTAGATATAGAACTTGTTGATCGTCAGGATACACACAAAGTTGCCAGGAGGGTTAAGATTTCCCACTTGAAATCTCACTGGATTTTAAAGAAGATCGATTCAACTCATACCCATGTTGAACTCTATGCCGATGTGGATCCGGGTGGCTGGTTACCAGCCTGGTTGGTAAATTCTGGATATCGTAAAGTGCCTTACCGGTTTCTCAGGGAGCTTGAGATCCAGGTGGCTGACCGTTTTCGTCGTATACCTGTAGTGGCAACCGTTACTCTGCATCCTTAA
- the gltB gene encoding glutamate synthase large subunit, with translation MEKKKTGMPESNNFFNVNLAGQPKRNGMYDPKFEHGACGVGFVAQIDGTPTHDVIKNAIRVSINLEHRGAVGSDKRTGDGGGLMVQIPDEFFRRVCEGQGIVLPQPGKYGVGMFFLPPEESLREKCRKTVQEMVESENCTLLGWRSVPVKSDCLGELSRVTQPTIYQIFVSGGTHEGEELERRLYIMRRSLEKEISSWTTGDFSQFYVCSLSCKTVVYKGLLTGTQLPLFFSDLGDSRFMSAFGIIHQRYSTNTLPAWNLAQPFRCLAHNGEINTLRGNINQMKSREKDLRSESFGADIDKIKPIIHDEFGSDSAIFDNVFELLIHAGRSLSHAAMMMVPEAYGKKYYMSEDKRGFYEYHASFMEPWDGPAAIVITDGRYIGAMLDRNGLRPARYTVTKGGMIVMASETGVLDIPGDKVRQRGRLQPGKMFLVDLQQNRVVPDNEIKAKISRQSPYRRWLKENLIELRGLFNPSRVPKINLEELRIQQHAFGYTEEDVNSLIVPMSSQGQEPIGAMGNDNALAVLSNKPQLLFHYFKQLFAQVTNPPIDPLREELVMSLMSFLGKKGGLLEETPEQCRQLKLSHPILSPTDMWRIRNANHPHMLVRKVDILFSAEGGGSALYSAMESLFEKAERHIEDGANILILTDRSMDKNRCPIPALLAVSGLHHHLIKKGLRNACGLIIETGEAREVMHFSLLIAFGISAICPYVAFSSVRELSEQSLIGNGMSAEDAMDSYISAIKKGLLKTFSRMGISTIRSFFGSQIFEAIGIDRSVIDQYFCNTSSRVGGIGLEEIAQEVYARHRKAYPPNGHPDELLDIGGRFSVKYGGEKHLWVPETIYKLQQATRNDDYKVFKEFTRLIDNQTKELATLRGLFKFKECVKVPIEEVEPIEDIMKRFVTAAMSFGSVSRETHEAIAIAMNRIGGRSNSGEGGEDPERFKKLPNGDWKISKIKQVASGRFGVTSEYLLNAEELQIKIAQGAKPGEGGHLPGHKVSPEIAKVRHTTPGVSLISPPPHHDIYSIEDLKQIIYDLHCSNPKAKVSVKLVSAAGVGTVAAGVAKAKADLVLISGYDGGTGAAPWSSILHAGVPWELGLSETQQTLVANGLRDRIVVQTDGQLKTGRDCVIAALLGAEEYGFGTSVLVTLGCVLMRKCHMNTCPVGVATQNPVLREKFEGKVEYVERYFRFIAREMREYMAELGMKTVDEMVGRVDKLEVQDAANHWKAKHLDFSALLTHSDPGGKNNLRCVKAQDHELSEALDNELIRLSEGTLTKKEPTIINLPIRNVNRTVGTMLCSEITRKFGSLGLPEDTIQLNFTGSAGQSLGAFMVPGVTIRVEGDANDYVGKGMSGGKIIINPPRGTTFKPHENIIAGNVILYGATKGELYLHGMVGERFAVRNSGATAVVEGVGDHGCEYMTGGIVVVIGQTGNNFGAGMSGGIAYVYDEHEWFGMKCNLDMVDLESVWTEEDKKILYALLEKHVKYTQSVRGKEILDHWESSLPLFVKVIPMEYRKSLERIRQEEHLDDETVLATEEVYNG, from the coding sequence ATGGAAAAGAAAAAAACTGGTATGCCTGAGAGTAATAATTTCTTTAACGTTAATCTGGCGGGTCAGCCTAAACGGAATGGGATGTACGATCCAAAGTTTGAGCACGGTGCCTGCGGTGTTGGTTTTGTGGCACAGATTGACGGCACTCCGACGCATGATGTGATAAAGAATGCGATCCGGGTTTCAATAAATCTGGAACACCGAGGTGCTGTCGGAAGTGATAAAAGGACAGGAGACGGCGGTGGACTTATGGTCCAGATTCCTGATGAATTCTTCCGCAGAGTGTGTGAGGGTCAGGGTATTGTATTGCCTCAGCCCGGAAAGTACGGGGTGGGAATGTTTTTTCTTCCGCCGGAAGAATCATTGAGGGAAAAATGCAGAAAAACAGTTCAGGAAATGGTTGAGTCTGAAAATTGCACACTGCTTGGGTGGAGAAGTGTTCCTGTCAAGAGTGATTGCTTGGGTGAACTCAGCCGCGTAACACAACCCACAATATATCAGATTTTCGTATCGGGTGGCACACATGAAGGTGAAGAGCTTGAAAGGAGACTTTATATCATGAGGCGTTCCCTAGAAAAGGAGATTTCCTCCTGGACGACGGGAGATTTCAGCCAGTTTTATGTTTGCAGCTTGAGTTGTAAGACCGTTGTTTACAAAGGATTGCTGACGGGCACCCAATTGCCTCTCTTTTTTTCTGATCTTGGTGATTCTCGTTTTATGTCGGCGTTTGGCATTATTCATCAGCGTTACAGCACAAATACTTTACCAGCCTGGAATCTGGCACAGCCTTTCCGCTGCCTTGCACATAATGGAGAAATCAATACCCTGCGCGGGAATATTAATCAGATGAAATCCCGAGAGAAAGATTTACGGTCGGAATCATTTGGTGCTGACATAGATAAAATTAAGCCAATTATTCATGATGAATTTGGCAGCGATTCGGCAATTTTTGATAACGTGTTTGAATTACTCATCCATGCAGGCAGATCTCTTTCTCATGCAGCTATGATGATGGTTCCTGAAGCCTACGGAAAAAAATACTATATGAGTGAAGATAAACGCGGCTTTTATGAGTATCATGCCTCTTTTATGGAGCCATGGGATGGCCCCGCCGCTATTGTTATTACTGATGGGCGATATATAGGGGCCATGCTCGACAGGAATGGATTAAGGCCTGCGCGTTACACGGTAACCAAAGGCGGCATGATAGTCATGGCTTCTGAAACCGGTGTCCTTGATATCCCGGGAGATAAGGTCCGTCAACGCGGGAGGTTACAACCCGGCAAAATGTTTCTGGTAGATTTGCAGCAGAACCGGGTGGTACCGGACAATGAAATCAAGGCAAAAATATCAAGACAATCACCGTATCGGCGTTGGCTGAAAGAAAACCTGATTGAACTCCGCGGACTCTTTAATCCGTCCAGGGTGCCAAAAATTAACCTGGAAGAGCTTCGGATCCAGCAGCATGCATTTGGCTATACTGAAGAAGATGTTAATTCCTTGATTGTTCCTATGTCCAGTCAGGGGCAGGAGCCAATTGGGGCCATGGGAAATGATAATGCTCTTGCGGTGCTGTCCAATAAGCCCCAGCTTTTGTTTCATTATTTCAAGCAATTGTTTGCACAGGTAACGAACCCGCCTATCGATCCTTTGCGTGAAGAGCTTGTGATGTCGCTGATGAGTTTTCTCGGAAAAAAAGGTGGACTCCTTGAAGAAACACCGGAACAGTGCAGGCAGCTGAAGTTGTCACATCCCATACTCAGTCCTACTGATATGTGGCGTATTCGTAACGCTAACCATCCGCACATGTTGGTTCGGAAAGTCGACATCCTTTTTTCTGCCGAAGGGGGGGGGAGCGCGTTATATTCAGCTATGGAGTCACTATTTGAAAAAGCGGAGAGACATATCGAAGATGGTGCCAATATTCTGATTCTCACAGACAGGAGTATGGATAAGAACCGATGCCCTATTCCAGCACTTCTTGCTGTGTCCGGTCTGCATCACCATTTGATAAAGAAGGGTCTCAGGAATGCATGTGGATTGATTATTGAAACGGGAGAGGCACGGGAAGTCATGCACTTTTCTCTTCTTATTGCTTTCGGGATTTCAGCTATTTGTCCCTATGTTGCTTTCAGTTCAGTGAGGGAATTGTCCGAACAATCGCTCATTGGAAATGGGATGTCTGCTGAAGATGCGATGGACAGCTACATCTCTGCAATTAAGAAAGGTCTTTTGAAGACGTTTAGCCGGATGGGTATTTCAACTATCCGGAGTTTCTTCGGGTCTCAGATTTTTGAGGCTATAGGGATAGATAGATCAGTAATCGATCAATATTTCTGTAACACATCTTCACGGGTAGGCGGTATTGGCCTGGAGGAGATCGCACAGGAAGTTTATGCGCGGCACCGGAAAGCATATCCACCTAATGGTCATCCTGATGAACTCCTGGATATCGGGGGACGTTTTTCTGTGAAATATGGAGGAGAAAAACATCTCTGGGTTCCCGAGACAATATACAAACTCCAGCAGGCTACCCGCAATGATGACTATAAAGTTTTCAAAGAGTTTACCCGGCTGATAGATAATCAGACGAAAGAGCTAGCTACATTGCGAGGTCTGTTTAAATTTAAAGAGTGTGTGAAGGTTCCCATTGAAGAAGTCGAACCGATAGAAGATATCATGAAGCGGTTTGTTACAGCAGCAATGTCTTTTGGCTCTGTCAGTAGGGAAACTCATGAGGCGATTGCTATAGCAATGAACCGCATTGGCGGGCGGAGTAATTCTGGAGAAGGGGGTGAAGACCCTGAAAGATTTAAGAAGCTCCCGAATGGTGACTGGAAAATCTCCAAAATCAAGCAGGTTGCATCTGGCCGTTTTGGAGTAACCAGCGAGTACCTCTTGAATGCAGAGGAACTTCAGATAAAAATTGCCCAGGGAGCGAAACCCGGAGAGGGGGGGCACCTGCCCGGACATAAGGTGAGTCCTGAAATTGCGAAAGTAAGGCATACTACACCCGGTGTTTCGCTGATTTCTCCTCCACCTCACCATGACATTTATTCAATAGAGGACTTGAAACAGATAATTTATGATCTTCATTGTTCCAATCCGAAAGCAAAGGTATCGGTGAAGCTCGTTTCTGCTGCGGGTGTTGGTACCGTTGCTGCAGGCGTAGCGAAAGCGAAGGCAGATCTTGTGCTTATCAGCGGGTATGATGGGGGCACCGGGGCGGCACCCTGGTCCAGCATATTACATGCTGGTGTGCCTTGGGAGCTCGGATTGTCGGAAACCCAGCAGACACTTGTAGCCAACGGGCTGCGAGACAGAATTGTTGTACAGACGGATGGCCAGCTCAAGACGGGCCGAGATTGTGTGATTGCGGCTCTGCTTGGTGCCGAGGAATACGGATTCGGGACATCCGTTTTAGTTACCCTGGGATGTGTTTTGATGAGAAAATGTCATATGAATACCTGCCCGGTCGGCGTTGCAACGCAAAATCCTGTTCTCCGTGAGAAGTTTGAAGGAAAAGTTGAATATGTAGAGCGTTATTTCCGATTTATAGCCCGGGAAATGCGCGAATATATGGCTGAGTTGGGTATGAAAACGGTGGATGAAATGGTAGGGCGCGTTGATAAACTTGAGGTACAAGATGCTGCAAACCATTGGAAAGCGAAGCATCTGGATTTCAGTGCACTTTTAACGCACTCCGATCCCGGAGGCAAGAACAACTTACGATGTGTTAAAGCGCAGGACCATGAGTTGTCAGAAGCGCTGGATAATGAACTGATCAGGTTGTCAGAAGGAACATTAACAAAAAAGGAACCCACTATCATCAATCTTCCGATCAGGAATGTTAATCGAACGGTGGGGACTATGCTGTGTAGTGAAATAACCCGGAAATTCGGTTCACTCGGACTACCTGAAGATACGATTCAGCTTAATTTTACCGGGTCTGCCGGACAGAGCCTTGGAGCATTTATGGTTCCCGGGGTAACCATACGTGTCGAAGGTGATGCAAACGACTATGTTGGCAAGGGTATGTCTGGAGGGAAAATTATCATCAACCCTCCTCGGGGAACAACATTCAAACCTCATGAAAATATTATCGCCGGTAATGTGATCCTCTATGGTGCTACAAAAGGGGAGCTATATCTCCATGGCATGGTGGGTGAGCGTTTTGCTGTGAGGAACAGCGGAGCAACGGCAGTTGTCGAAGGCGTTGGTGATCACGGATGCGAGTATATGACTGGGGGTATTGTGGTCGTTATCGGGCAGACAGGGAACAATTTTGGAGCCGGGATGAGCGGTGGCATAGCCTATGTTTATGATGAGCACGAATGGTTCGGTATGAAGTGCAATTTGGATATGGTTGATTTGGAAAGTGTCTGGACTGAAGAGGACAAAAAAATCCTTTATGCCTTGTTGGAAAAACATGTAAAATATACCCAAAGTGTCAGGGGAAAAGAGATCCTTGATCACTGGGAAAGCAGTCTGCCTTTATTCGTTAAAGTTATACCAATGGAATATAGAAAATCATTAGAGAGGATTCGTCAGGAAGAACATCTTGATGATGAGACAGTTTTAGCTACAGAGGAGGTGTATAATGGGTAA
- a CDS encoding glutamate synthase subunit beta has product MGKPTGFLETARKTGAKRLIAERIKDFNEIEGNLSTDELEDQASRCMDCGIPTCHIYGCPVKNRIPDWNDMVYRGHWKRALKLLHSTNNFPEFTGRVCPAPCEPACTLSINQNAVAIKQIEKQIVERGWEEGYIEPQPAAIKTGRRIAIVGSGPAGLAAAQQLARKGHDVIVFEKDDRVGGMMRYGIPDYKIERRVLDRRLEQLRAEGVIFETSVNVGVDISGRYLSRTFDAVIICIGAQVPRDLEIPGRNLKGVNFAVPFLVQQNRRVAGDVIPEDESITANGKQVIVIGGGDTGSDCIGTSIRQGAASVTHIYYQDIPPPKRPRCNPWPERPKIFKTSTSQEEGCKRFWKLQTKEFVGDGGWLTGVKVVELDWTRPEDGSRGTCAEIPDSEKVLPADLVFLSIGFQHCEHSPLLMDLKLEYNRKGNIKIDENMMTKLPGIFAAGDAELGATLVVDAVFRGRQVAERVDEYLISEETLRVEHSIFEQRRVR; this is encoded by the coding sequence ATGGGTAAGCCTACCGGTTTTCTTGAAACGGCAAGAAAGACTGGCGCAAAACGCCTGATTGCAGAACGGATTAAGGATTTTAATGAAATTGAGGGAAATCTTTCTACCGACGAACTGGAAGATCAGGCAAGCCGTTGTATGGACTGTGGTATTCCAACCTGCCATATCTATGGGTGCCCTGTTAAAAATAGAATTCCGGATTGGAACGATATGGTGTATCGAGGCCACTGGAAGAGAGCTTTGAAGCTTTTACATTCAACGAACAACTTCCCGGAATTTACGGGAAGAGTGTGTCCCGCGCCTTGCGAACCTGCATGCACTTTATCGATTAATCAGAATGCGGTTGCCATTAAGCAGATAGAGAAACAGATTGTTGAGCGAGGATGGGAGGAAGGTTATATCGAACCACAACCTGCTGCCATCAAAACCGGTAGACGTATCGCCATTGTTGGATCAGGTCCTGCGGGGCTGGCAGCTGCACAACAATTAGCGAGGAAGGGTCACGATGTTATTGTATTTGAGAAAGATGACCGTGTTGGAGGTATGATGCGATATGGAATTCCCGATTATAAGATAGAGCGCCGGGTTCTTGATAGGAGACTGGAGCAACTCAGGGCGGAAGGAGTGATTTTCGAAACCTCGGTAAATGTTGGAGTTGATATTTCGGGAAGATATCTGTCGCGAACATTTGATGCCGTCATTATCTGTATCGGTGCACAGGTTCCAAGGGATTTGGAGATCCCGGGCAGAAATCTCAAGGGTGTCAACTTTGCTGTCCCTTTTTTAGTTCAACAGAACCGGAGGGTTGCCGGTGATGTTATTCCTGAAGATGAGTCGATAACGGCAAATGGGAAACAGGTTATTGTGATCGGAGGAGGAGATACGGGTTCAGATTGTATCGGGACGAGTATTCGTCAGGGTGCTGCCAGCGTGACACATATCTATTATCAGGATATTCCTCCCCCAAAACGCCCTCGTTGCAATCCATGGCCGGAGAGACCGAAAATATTCAAGACAAGTACTTCTCAGGAAGAAGGGTGTAAAAGATTCTGGAAATTGCAGACAAAAGAATTTGTTGGTGACGGGGGGTGGTTAACAGGGGTGAAGGTGGTGGAGCTTGACTGGACCAGGCCCGAAGACGGCTCGCGTGGAACTTGTGCTGAAATACCAGATTCCGAAAAAGTACTCCCGGCTGACCTGGTATTTCTTTCAATCGGGTTTCAGCATTGTGAACACAGTCCTCTTCTCATGGACCTGAAACTGGAGTATAACAGAAAAGGGAATATTAAAATCGATGAAAATATGATGACTAAACTCCCGGGTATATTTGCGGCTGGTGATGCTGAGCTTGGAGCAACCTTGGTTGTTGATGCTGTTTTCAGAGGGCGCCAGGTGGCAGAAAGAGTAGATGAATATTTGATTTCAGAAGAAACGTTGAGAGTCGAACATTCCATTTTCGAACAAAGAAGAGTCCGGTAG